The following are encoded together in the Corticium candelabrum chromosome 1, ooCorCand1.1, whole genome shotgun sequence genome:
- the LOC134190897 gene encoding intraflagellar transport protein 22 homolog — translation MSVSVKLLVVGPPEAGKTAVSNFLSDISESTSGTYRPTQGVRILEFPVHSLRIGGRNVTAEVELWDCAGSPRFESCWPAFWKDTDGVVVVCDQQQGNYAKQIELWYSQFVQQQGLKDLQAMVIFNRKDSSAGNLRLQLSSRLANVSQFVANLEEDPDSLRTEFNRFLCNVLGVVAEKRDQQELSIMNH, via the exons ATGAGCGTATCCGTGAAACTACTTGTGGTCGGACCTCCAGAA GCTGGGAAAACTGCTGTCTCCAATTTTCTATCAGATATATCTGAAAGTACATCAGGCACATATCGACCTACTCAAGGTGTCAG AATACTggagtttcctgtacatagtTTACGCATTGGTGGCAGAAACGTTACAGCTGAAGTCGAGTTGTGGGATTGTGCAGGAAGTCCGAG GTTTGAATCTTGTTGGCCTGCATTCTGGAAGGACACAGATGGAGTAGTTGTCGTTTGTGATCAACAGCAGGGCAACTATGCAAAGCAAATTGAACTGTG GTATAGCCAGTTTGTTCAGCAGCAAGGATTGAAGGATCTACAAGCCATGGTTATTTTCAATAGGAAAGATTCTTCCGCAGGCAATTTACGTCTCCAGTTGT CATCTCGGTTAGCCAACGTGTCTCAATTTGTCGCTAATCTAGAAGAAGATCCCGATTCTCTTCGTACTGAATTCAACCGCTTCCTGTGTAATGTTCTTGGGGTTGTAGCTGAGAAGAGAGACCAACAAGAATTGAGTATTATGAATCATTAG
- the LOC134179458 gene encoding creatine kinase M-type-like: MGCGSSKSVVNANTTPTAVTQRQVANENENEVRNKHLIKQSVMKTGLVTTLAVQATGVAERTKIPTVDTVAVQAADVPERTEIPTAKVTFVADSFPKLDKHNNHMANTLTRQTYERLSKLATPNGFTIDRAIQTGVDNPGHPFILTVGAVAGDEETYRVFADLFDPIIAARHNGFQPTDKHVTDLDPSHIQCEVDELDSDYVLSCRVRTGRSIRGISLPPFCTRAERREVESIAEKALGSLTDSLEGKYYPLMGMSEEEQQQLIDDHFLFDKPVSPLLTASRMDRDWPDARGIWHNLDKNFLVWVNEEDHYRVISMESSGNMKRVFERFCNGLRLFEEAIKRDGHEFMWNEHLGFILTCPSNLGTGLRAGVHVKLTHLSNDPRFADILERMRLQKRGTGGVDTASTDGIFDISNSDRLGFSEVELVQRVIDGVAKLVTMEKKLIAGESIDDLLT, translated from the exons ATGGGTTGTGGCTCTTCCAAATCAG TGGTGAATGCCAACACGACGCCGACTGCCGTCACGCAACG GCAGGTGGCCAACGAAAATGAAAACGAAGTAAGAAACAAACATTTGATAAAACAATCAGTGATGAAGACTGGCTT AGTGACTACTTTAGCTGTTCAAGCTACCGGTGTTGCTGAGCGAACGAAAATTCCTACAGTGGATACTGTAGCTGTTCAAGCTGCCGATGTTCCTGAGCGAACGGAAATTCCTACAGCAAAAGTCACATTTGTTGCTGACAGTTTTCCCAAGTTAGACAAGCACAACAACCACATGGCGAACACGTTGACAAGACAAACGTACGAGCGTTTGTCCAAGTTGGCCACGCCGAACGGATTCACGATCGACCGAGCCATCCAGACCGGTGTCGACAATCCCGGTCACCCTTTCATTCTCACTGTCGGAGCCGTCGCCGGTGACGAAGAGACGTACCGAGTGTTCGCCGATCTTTTCGATCCGATCATCGCGGCACGCCATAACGGATTCCAACCGACAGATAAGCACGTTACCGACCTCGACCCGTCGCATATCCAATGCGAAGTCGACGAACTGGATTCCGACTACGTGCTGTCGTGTCGTGTACGCACCGGCCGCAGCATTCGCGGCATCTCTTTACCACCGTTTTGCACGAGAGCGGAACGACGCGAAGTCGAGAGTATCGCCGAGAAGGCACTCGGTTCTCTAACCGACAGTTTAGAAGGGAAGTACTATCCACTAATGGGCATGAGTGAAGAAGAACAACAGCAACTTATCGACGACCATTTTCTATTCGACAAGCCCGTCTCTCCTCTTCTCACCGCCTCTCGAATGGACCGCGATTGGCCCGACGCACGCGGTATCTGGCATAACCTCGACAAGAACTTTCTCGTGTGGGTCAACGAGGAGGACCATTACCGGGTGATCTCGATGGAGTCGAGTGGTAACATGAAACGCGTGTTCGAGCGATTCTGCAATGGTCTGCGTCTCTTCGAGGAGGCAATCAAGCGAGACGGGCACGAGTTCATGTGGAACGAGCACTTAGGTTTTATTCTAACGTGTCCGTCTAATCTGGGGACGGGATTGAGAGCCGGAGTTCACGTCAAACTCACTCATCTTTCAAATGACCCGAGATTTGCCGACATTCTAGAGCGCATGCGCTTGCAGAAGCGCGGTACCGGAGGCGTGGATACCGCGTCTACCGACGGAATCTTCGATATTTCCAACAGCGATCGTCTCGGATTTTCTGAAGTCGAGTTGGTTCAACGAGTCATCGACGGCGTTGCAAAACTCGTAACTATGGAGAAGAAGCTGATAGCCGGAGAGTCTATTGACGATCTGCTAACGTAG